The proteins below are encoded in one region of Mycobacterium shinjukuense:
- a CDS encoding CaiB/BaiF CoA transferase family protein → MAGPLSGLRVVELAGIGPGPHAAMILGDLGADVIRIERPSAAADRGGGGTAKDAMLRNRRVLTADLKSDEGRELVLKLVAKADVLIEGYRPGVTERLGLGPDDCAQVNERLIYARMTGWGQTGPRSQRAGHDINYIALNGILHAIGRAGERPVPPLNLVGDFGGGSMFLLVGILAALWERQRSGRGQVIDAAMVDGSSVLAQMIWAMRATGMWTDVRGSNMLDGGAPYYDTYECADGRYVAVGAIEPQFYAAMITGLGLDAAKLPPQNDVTRWPELRAVLTQAFARHDRDHWAKVFADSDACVTPVLAFGEVQAEPHITERNTFYEINAGPGGGLQPMPAPRFSRTPPGKPRPPAAPETDIAALLNDWDY, encoded by the coding sequence ATGGCGGGACCGCTGAGCGGGTTACGGGTGGTCGAGTTGGCCGGCATCGGGCCGGGCCCGCACGCCGCGATGATCCTGGGGGATCTCGGCGCCGACGTCATCCGCATCGAACGCCCGTCGGCTGCCGCCGACCGCGGCGGTGGAGGCACCGCCAAGGATGCCATGCTGCGCAACCGGCGCGTGCTGACCGCCGACCTGAAGTCCGACGAGGGACGCGAGCTGGTGCTCAAACTCGTCGCCAAGGCCGACGTGCTGATCGAGGGTTACCGCCCGGGCGTCACCGAGCGGCTGGGCCTGGGCCCCGACGACTGCGCACAGGTCAACGAGCGGCTGATCTACGCCCGGATGACCGGCTGGGGCCAGACCGGCCCACGCAGCCAGCGGGCCGGTCACGACATCAACTACATCGCGCTCAACGGCATCCTGCATGCCATCGGGCGGGCGGGCGAGCGGCCGGTGCCGCCGCTGAACCTGGTCGGCGACTTCGGTGGGGGCTCGATGTTTCTGCTGGTCGGCATCCTGGCCGCGCTGTGGGAACGGCAGCGCTCCGGCAGGGGACAGGTCATCGACGCGGCGATGGTGGACGGGTCCAGCGTGCTAGCGCAGATGATCTGGGCCATGCGCGCGACCGGCATGTGGACCGACGTGCGGGGCAGCAACATGCTCGACGGCGGCGCCCCCTACTACGACACCTACGAATGCGCCGACGGCCGCTACGTCGCCGTCGGCGCCATCGAGCCGCAGTTCTACGCGGCGATGATCACCGGATTGGGTCTGGATGCGGCGAAGCTGCCCCCGCAGAACGACGTCACCCGGTGGCCCGAGCTGCGGGCGGTGCTCACACAGGCCTTCGCCCGCCATGACCGCGACCACTGGGCCAAGGTGTTCGCCGATTCCGATGCCTGCGTGACGCCGGTGCTGGCGTTCGGCGAGGTGCAGGCCGAGCCGCACATCACCGAGCGGAACACCTTCTACGAAATCAACGCTGGTCCGGGGGGTGGGCTGCAGCCGATGCCGGCCCCGCGGTTCTCGCGCACCCCGCCGGGCAAGCCACGACCGCCGGCCGCCCCGGAGACAGACATCGCCGCGCTGCTCAACGACTGGGACTACTAG